A stretch of DNA from Arctopsyche grandis isolate Sample6627 chromosome 6, ASM5162203v2, whole genome shotgun sequence:
TTGTGGATATTGTGAGATTGATAAAGTTGGTTACcaatcattaatattataataagacatatgtatgtctactttattatattttttatgttgccTATTTATTGCACgacataattatattatacatatgttgaataaATTCATTCATGCTAATGCAGGTGTTACTTAAATATCATACTTTAGTATTACAAATAGAGTTTAAAAAACTTAGTTTAAAGAAAATctgtaaatatttcattttaaattaaatgtattattagtatttaaatTATGCGTATTTTCTTTATCCTcataattcataaattaatttgtaagttGTGAGTCGTTTTATGAgcatatgtttgaaaaatttaattttaataaagaatTAATATGATCgaaacaacatttttttaattcatactatatttgtaattaacaagagtttatatgtgtatactatgataaaatatataacattaatattttatctcGAGATTATTCAAATAGCATATGTTTGCATCGTAAATTTATGcagaattaatgagaaattcTTTTTTGACGCTTGACAAATTTGTGTcctgatataaatatatcataaatagtACTTCTATTTGCTATATTTACGATACGTTTCTATTTAGTAtcataaaatgataaatgaaaaaacaGTTTTGCAGCAACTTCACTCTTAGTCAGAATTTTGAAGAAGCGAGTCCATCTTATACAGGATACTAATAATCTACAGGTTACTAACTATACACGTTAACTTTGTTCAGATATgggaaattaaaaattttatatatgtatttacatatgtacatatttgtaaaattcAGTTTAGAATGTGGATATtaaattggtaatttttatttttagcttcTTATTTAAAAGCTGTTTATGTGTgatattattttagataaataGAACCATCACAGTATTACATACAGTAAAGATGGTGGAAAAAAGTGGGGAAACTGagagaagaataaaaaaaacgtttaaagAAAAATGCACTCATTGTATCAGTGGACCAAAACAAATAATAAGAACAACAATTCTCTTAACTTGCACCGTAGTGGTTGTTTATCAGGCAAGTTATCAAACATTCGTGACATGTATGCTATCAAAATGTTAAATACGTTAAAAATAAATGCTCTTTATTTCACTAACTTACCTCCATTGCTTTCCGAGTTGAAAtctgatgattttatttatttacttagatAAATTATGTCTGATATGGTTTGCTACATTTTAGTCGTTCTCCACTAATTAGATACATAttcatgtttaatttataaattgaaaaatattgttctgttttttaataacacaaATATCACTTTAGATTGGAGAATGTTTAAGAAAAATAAGAAATCCTCCAATTACGACGTATACACATTTTGACTTCAATGATACTGTAAAATATCCTGCTATTACGATTTGTAGAGATCCGCCTTATAAAAATGATGTATTACAAGTAAGTTATTACATTGGTTATTATACTTGTAAACACAGAATCCAACTAAAAGTTCATTGTGATAAATTGGTTGATGTCTCTGTTAAACTCAAAATTAATCAGAAATGTACAACTTGTGTTAGCTgtgataataaatattatgcacTCACCTGTATAGGTGATAAAAAATGAAGTCTGAAAAACATTTGTAAACGTACTATTTGATATTTAACCAGGAACATGGATTATACGGACATCCTCGCTATACTTCTGAATGGAGAAATTTCAACTTTAGTAATGTAAATTTGGACGAATTTTGGAGAGAAGCCACTTACAGTGATAAGGACAATTTCATATCTGCTGGCCTCAATTCTATCAAtagttgtaatttaatttaattatgttattatataattagaTAATATTACAAGAATTGTAtcttaaatttacttttttgaCTGTCCTAAAAAGATATAGAAGTTGTCAACAGCTTACATTTTGTATTGGGTCAATGTCAAACTGTTTCTCCTAAAATTTATGTATCGACAGTTTCCAAGAATACTGGATATTCGATATTACTCAATCACTCCATGCTAGAAATTGATACTACTTCAAGTACTATACCACCTGGATATCACATCTTCGTTCATCAAGCCAATGAGCCGTTTGCAGGTATTTTGAGTTCAGTATTTTCAGTGATATAATCCAATTTCCAACAAAAAAACAATCTTTCAATAGTATTACATAATAGTTAATAGTTACAGTACCCATTTTTCCATCTATGCAGCAAAttctatattaaatatatatatatatatatatatatatatatatatatatatatatatatatatatatatatatatatatatatatattcacgtacatacatatctatattgcAGCACTAACTTGACATATTTATAAAACGCGATAAATCgacatatttataattcaacTTCAGATaagtgtaatatttttattattaatttgttttccaaTAATTCTGGTGCTGTGGacaagtatatatataaatacttaaaattaaattcaaagttATAGATTATATATGTTTAAACTGCACCCTATTATAAAACcatcttaatttttaaatggATAATTCTCGATGGgataatataggtacatatgtatgtacaagtgaaTATTTTAGATGTAGATTAAACCAATGAATACAAACACGCAATGAATCTATGCAACTTGCATTTatcttttctaaaaaaatactcCATAACCAATAATTCCAAAACATATTATTGGCAAGAGAAAGTTTAtttattagaagatatatttaACAACCTTccgaaaattttaaactttgaaCAAAGGGTTTCTGAAAACCTACTGTATCAgagtattgaatattttataatatttatgtacatggggtgtattataaaatatatatataactagctgaacccagcatgcgtggtaatgccacaataacgcaagcaattcccgttcccgttcccgtttctcgatgtgtttcgataagtgaatacttcagtttcaaattaatacttaatcaaattaaattagagTAATGATAATCTGTTGGGAAAACACAGGCAgcgaacaaatttgaaattattcaattttttgtttattttaccctaacaacgcaggtggagacgcgaaaacatttgaaattgttgCTTTGCAATgttactcattcccgtttttcccgtttccgttcccgtttttgggcgattttttacagaaaccatcgcggacatacacacaataactcctgtaagtttcattgcaatcggttgaatggtataggaacgcatacgtgacaggcaaacattgatttttatatacaatatagaattgaagaaatgtaattataaatgagacttcaaaattcatatgtacatatatttttggtaGAGCATTTGTCCGTTAGTCTCATGGAACATTTATATGTAAACGTTGGCGAAGAATTGGAAGTCAAATTGGGAGTTCAACAACTTAATATGCTATCCACTGGACCTAAAAATTGTCAGACTGAAGATGATTACAGCGCAACATTGGTAAGagttacatatttgaaaattttaatgatttatattatttattatagaaataatttttcaaataaaatgtaaattataatatgtaattgctTTCGAGTCGTTGGTTACTCTAAAAAGCTCTCACAATATAagataatcaaaataatttttatatttatcaaaacAGTGTGTTGAAAAATGCGTATGGGATAGCATTATAGATGAAGTCGGATGTTCTGGCCCTTGGATGAAGACTGATATTCCATATTGTAGTAACTATACTGCCATGAAAGAACTTATAGTTAATTATATCAGGTAGAttaaattagtattatatatatatatatatatatatatatgcataaattatatatttattaaattgtacaCGAAATTTGAACAgtcattaaaaattgtattaaacatCAGGTTTTCAAATAAAGCGGATTGCGCTTGTCAACAGCGGTGTCGATCGATGATATACAGTACTTACGTAATGGATAGGAATTCACTGACCGTGTGGAATTCTGCAACTGGTGTGTGGGATGATAAACACGGAGTTCATAAACTACAAACACAAGTATTGaacaaaataatatgtaattcatatttgaaaatataaaaactatatgttgtttttcaaatgattttagctctatatatatttcaacaataaattagttTCCGTTTATGAAGAGAATCATAGCTATGATTGGTCATTGTTTTTGGCAGATTTTGGTGGTAGCATGGTAGTATAATCTTAATGGAAATGATGtgctattttaattaaaatgaatagtatttgaaaatttatgctATTTCAGGGATTTCTTCTAGGACTTTCTGTACTCGGAGTTATTCTTATCTTAGAAGATATATTCGACAGTTGTATTAAGCCTTTGGTTTCTTCTGATTCAGAAAAATCAACGAAAGATAATAGAGATAAAAAAATCAGTGTCTCTAGCGAAAGCAGTTGCAGCATCAATTATAATGATAAAAGTGATATCCTGAAagattacaataaatttaatattaagagtattgaaaaaaatttctatATGTAACTaactaataaatatttttataattttaatttcgtaGAAAGTATCTAATATGAACAtacaattgtatttttatttttttttaaattttgattttttaacatgTGTATGTTCTTATCTgtggatatattttatttgtgttttaaaaaaaaattaatacgtgTTGTTGACAAACACATAGTCTATAGAatttataatttagtaattCCATGTATTTTATGTCAGGCGATCATGTGAACATTGCATGTTTTGATAAATAAACTATACAATTCATAAACAAATATAGTTTTTTCCAATATTAgttgttttcaaaacaaaaatgcttacatatttatgtaatatattatataatgtaaaactAAATTTGATACATTGTGCAGTACataatatactatacatattatgtatagtaAACTTTCGATTTTCCGAGTGCAGATTATCTGGTTTGTGGATTATCGGTGCatgaattcaatattttttaaataaaagcatgtaaaaaaaaagattttttatacCACCTTCAATTCAAACCATAGATTATGAAgtcatgtatgtatttcatcaaTGAAATATCGATACCTTAAGCTGGTAAGATTTAAGTAATCCTGGGCTTCCATGGACTTTGATATACAAATAATAGTCACAA
This window harbors:
- the ppk17 gene encoding amiloride-sensitive sodium channel pickpocket 17 codes for the protein MVEKSGETERRIKKTFKEKCTHCISGPKQIIRTTILLTCTVVVVYQIGECLRKIRNPPITTYTHFDFNDTVKYPAITICRDPPYKNDVLQEHGLYGHPRYTSEWRNFNFSNVNLDEFWREATYSDKDNFISAGLNSINSYIEVVNSLHFVLGQCQTVSPKIYVSTVSKNTGYSILLNHSMLEIDTTSSTIPPGYHIFVHQANEPFAEHLSVSLMEHLYVNVGEELEVKLGVQQLNMLSTGPKNCQTEDDYSATLCVEKCVWDSIIDEVGCSGPWMKTDIPYCSNYTAMKELIVNYIRFSNKADCACQQRCRSMIYSTYVMDRNSLTVWNSATGVWDDKHGVHKLQTQLYIYFNNKLVSVYEENHSYDWSLFLADFGGSMGFLLGLSVLGVILILEDIFDSCIKPLVSSDSEKSTKDNRDKKISVSSESSCSINYNDKSDILKDYNKFNIKSIEKNFYM